A single genomic interval of Gouania willdenowi chromosome 22, fGouWil2.1, whole genome shotgun sequence harbors:
- the eapp gene encoding E2F-associated phosphoprotein, whose product MMDKPSKPGDFDSYEIEEPSDEERAISSSEDELDILLNGTPHQKKKLIREYLTGESQSSSGDEFEKEMEAELSSTMKTMEGTWAPAAAPSDGGAAPTNPQMYDKVYFDSDSDDEDSPGSSVGRRQKQQTVLTNDELLYDPDEDDRDQAWVDARRRAYRVRMRPNNPNPTTAQTSQQQKQRAGLASSDAVLNCPACMSTLCLDCQRHEKYRTQYRAMFVMNCTVQSGEVLRYRHTLDGKKRGKKGKKKRRRGGAPPPPSPPPPPGSDLEELYHPVHCSECSTEVGVLDKDEVYHFFNILASHC is encoded by the exons ATGATGGACAAACCGAGTAAACCAGGGGATTTTGACTCGTATGAGATCGAGGAGCCGAGCGATGAGGAGAGAGCGATCAGCAG ctCCGAGGACGAGCTGGACATCCTGCTCAACGGGACTCCACACCAGAAGAAGAAGCTGATCAGAGAGTATCTGACGGGGGAGAGCCAGTCCTCCAGCGGGGACGAGTTTGAGAAGGAGATGGAGGCGGAGCTTAGCTCCACCATGAAGACCATGGAGGGAACCTGGGCGCCAGCagcag CTCCCTCTGATGGAGGAGCAGCTCCTACCAATCCTCAGATGTACGACAAAGTTTACTTTGACTCAGACTCAGACGACGAGGACTCACCTG GAAGCTCCGTGGGTCGGCGCCAAAAGCAGCAGACGGTCCTGACCAACGACGAGCTGCTGTACGACCCCGACGAGGACGACCGTGATCAGGCTTGGGTCGACGCCCGCAGGAGAGC GTACCGCGTCAGGATGAGACCCAACAACCCCAACCCCACCACTGCTCAGACATCACAGCAGCAGAAACAACGGGCGGGGTTAGCGAGCAGCGATGCTGTCCTCAACTGTCCCGCCTGCATGAGCACGCTGTGTCTGGACTGTCAGCG GCATGAGAAGTACCGCACCCAGTACCGAGCCATGTTCGTGATGAACTGCACGGTGCAGAGCGGCGAGGTGCTGCGGTATCGCCACACGCTGGACGGGAAGAAGCGCGGGAAGAAGGgcaagaagaagaggaggagggggggggcaCCACCCCCGCCATCACCACCGCCGCCCCCCGGGTCCGACCTCGAGGAGCTCTACCACCCCGTCCACTGCTCAGAGTGCTCCACAGAGGTCGGCGTGTTGGACAAGGACGAGGTTTATCACTTCTTCAACATCCTGGCCAGTCACTGCTGA
- the egln3 gene encoding prolyl hydroxylase EGLN3: MPVLCPPSNWDLELLARQRVVPALRTHGFCPVDGLLGAAAGGAVLEQVQEMHRAGMLQEGRLASPAAGLNRRNARGDRIVWVSGSELGAEAVGFLLGLIDRLVSVCARSLGEGTIRERSKAMVACYPGNGAGYLKHVDNHNSDGRRITCIYYLNKDWDATEHGGVLRIFPEGKPYVADIKPVFDRLLLFWSDKRNPHEVQPSYADRYAITVWYFDSEERAEAKRRFRALTESMEQSSSSSSSSSS, translated from the exons ATGCCTGTTCTCTGTCCTCCCTCTAACTGGGACCTGGAGCTCCTGGCCCGGCAGCGGGTGGTTCCGGCCCTGCGGACCCACGGTTTCTGCCCGGTGGACGGGCTCCTGGGAGCCGCAGCGGGCGGGGCGGTGCTAGAGCAGGTCCAGGAGATGCACCGGGCAGGGATGCTGCAGGAAGGCCGGCTGGCGAGCCCCGCGGCCGGACTGAACCGACGGAACGCCCGCGGGGACCGGATCGTGTGGGTGAGCGGCTCGGAGCTCGGGGCCGAGGCTGTCGGCTTCCTGCTCGGACTCATCGACCGCCTGGTGTCGGTGTGTGCCCGGAGCCTCGGAGAGGGAACGATCCGGGAGAGATCCAAG GCAATGGTGGCGTGTTACCCTGGCAACGGGGCGGGGTACCTCAAACATGTGGACAACCACAACAGCGACGGCAGGAGAATCACCTGCATCTACTACCTCAACAAGGACTGGGACGCTACG GAACATGGCGGCGTTCTGAGGATCTTTCCTGAAGGAAAACCGTACGTGGCCGACATCAAACCCGTGTTTGACCGACTGCTGCTGTTCTGGTCCGACAAGAGGAACCCTCACGAGGTGCAGCCGTCCTACGCTGACAG ATATGCCATCACGGTTTGGTATTTTGACTCTGAGGAACGAGCCGAGGCCAAGAGACGATTCAGAGCActcacag AGTCGATGGAGCAgagcagctcctcctcctcctcctcctcctcttga
- the sptssa gene encoding serine palmitoyltransferase small subunit A, which translates to MGLSECWKQLSWIYYQYLLVTALYMLEPWERTVFNSLLVSVGAMAVYTCYVFMPQHIMAILHYFEVVQ; encoded by the exons ATGGGGCTGTCTGAGTGCTGGAAGCAGCTTTCCTGGATTTATTACCAGTATCTACTGGTGACTGCGCTTTATATGCTGGAGCCCTGGGAGAGAACAGTGTTCA ACTCGTTGCTGGTCTCCGTGGGGGCCATGGCCGTCTACACCTGCTACGTGTTCATGCCTCAGCACATCATGGCCATCCTTCACTACTTCGAGGTGGTTCAATGA